A single genomic interval of Hippea jasoniae harbors:
- a CDS encoding threonine aldolase family protein codes for MIYNFKSDYLEGAHPSILQLLEATNLTQQEGYGYDEYSKKAKDLIKRLCNAEGEVFFVCGGTFANLVSIAHFLRPYEAVVCADTAHIATHEAGAIEASGHKLITVKNREGKIFPDDIKRVLKYFKDEHRVKPAMVYVSNATEFGTVYSEDEMMQLGEFCKENNLLFYVDGARIGNAAAYLGYRDFGFVSKYCDAFYIGATKNGGLIGEAIVINNDKLAVDFRYSIKQRGGLLAKGRLLAVQFLGLFEDNLYFKLAERANKMAKKMADAISNLGFEFYIQPQTNLLFPIFPLKFAKKLNEYYGFYIIDEFDDKCVVRLVTSWASKEEYVDKFTEDLKSLLEVCD; via the coding sequence GTGATTTATAATTTTAAAAGTGATTATTTAGAGGGGGCGCATCCTTCTATTTTGCAGCTTCTTGAAGCAACCAATCTTACCCAGCAGGAAGGATACGGGTATGATGAGTATTCCAAAAAAGCAAAAGATTTAATAAAGAGGCTATGCAATGCTGAAGGAGAGGTATTCTTTGTCTGTGGTGGAACATTTGCAAACCTTGTCAGTATTGCGCATTTTTTAAGACCTTATGAGGCGGTGGTATGTGCTGATACGGCGCATATTGCAACGCATGAAGCTGGTGCAATTGAGGCAAGTGGTCACAAACTCATTACGGTTAAAAATAGAGAAGGAAAAATTTTTCCCGATGATATAAAAAGGGTTTTGAAATACTTTAAGGATGAGCATAGAGTGAAACCTGCTATGGTGTATGTTTCAAACGCCACAGAGTTTGGAACTGTTTATTCTGAAGATGAAATGATGCAACTTGGCGAGTTTTGTAAAGAGAATAATCTGTTGTTCTATGTTGATGGAGCAAGGATTGGCAATGCCGCAGCATATCTTGGCTATAGAGATTTTGGTTTTGTTTCAAAATATTGCGATGCTTTTTATATAGGCGCTACAAAAAACGGTGGATTGATAGGTGAGGCTATAGTAATAAACAATGATAAGCTTGCTGTTGATTTTAGATACTCTATAAAGCAGCGCGGGGGTTTGCTTGCAAAGGGCAGGTTACTTGCGGTTCAATTTCTTGGCTTGTTTGAAGATAATCTTTATTTTAAGCTTGCAGAGAGGGCAAATAAAATGGCCAAAAAGATGGCAGATGCAATCTCTAATCTGGGCTTTGAATTTTATATACAGCCCCAGACGAACCTTTTGTTTCCCATATTTCCTTTAAAATTTGCTAAAAAACTGAATGAGTATTACGGTTTTTATATTATAGATGAATTTGATGATAAGTGTGTGGTTAGACTTGTAACCTCGTGGGCTTCAAAAGAGGAGTATGTAGATAAATTTACTGAGGATCTAAAAAGTCTTTTAGAAGTTTGCGATTGA
- a CDS encoding phosphoethanolamine transferase: MRLFEKFKSIELSSVQLIVLSSVFFVLFDNYVYFKETYNAFGDIGFCIAAGVLLFIAISTVMGLLIARSILKPFLIVMFLLASAAAYYMAEYKTIINDKMIINIFQTTTGEVYDLLNLKLFVYILLLGVLPSIFVYLIKLKKRNLKEEFKSRLLLIVINLLLIPGLYFAYPKSWVSFFRAHKHIRMYSNPAFFTYSFVRYLQKTYLTKPMKFKHIGLDAKLMPYKKPKLIIFVVGEAARWDHFYLNGYKRNTDPYLSKLKNLIDFPSVRSCGTETAVSVPCMFSVYTRSEFSIKKARYTDNLLDILKRAGVNILWRDNDYGSKHVADRVEYEDFNDKRIKPYCTRFNCHDEVLLYGLQKWLDSLKNDKPVLIILHMKGSHGPDYYKRYPASFEKFKPICKTNQLQNCSRQEVVNAYDNTILYTDKFLYDVVEFLKKNDKKYSTAMFYVSDHGESLGENGIYLHGLPYFMAPEAQKHPACFVWFSNDFGIDVNCAKKLSHNKYSHDNVFYTILGLFDIKTSIYNPKLDIFYPCRRQ; encoded by the coding sequence ATGAGGCTTTTTGAGAAGTTTAAAAGCATAGAGCTTTCCAGCGTGCAACTGATAGTTTTAAGCAGCGTATTTTTTGTTTTGTTTGACAACTATGTATATTTTAAAGAAACATACAATGCATTTGGCGATATCGGTTTTTGTATAGCCGCAGGTGTATTGCTATTTATTGCAATCTCAACTGTTATGGGATTATTAATTGCAAGGTCTATCTTGAAGCCTTTTCTTATTGTAATGTTTCTGCTTGCCTCGGCAGCAGCCTACTACATGGCTGAGTATAAAACTATTATCAACGATAAAATGATTATCAATATTTTCCAGACAACAACTGGCGAGGTATATGACCTTTTAAATCTCAAACTTTTTGTTTATATACTTTTGCTTGGCGTTCTGCCTTCGATATTCGTTTATTTGATTAAGCTTAAAAAGAGGAACTTAAAAGAGGAGTTTAAAAGCAGACTTTTATTGATAGTTATTAATCTTTTGCTTATTCCTGGTTTGTATTTTGCTTATCCTAAAAGCTGGGTGAGTTTTTTTAGGGCTCATAAGCATATAAGGATGTATTCAAATCCAGCTTTTTTCACATATTCTTTTGTTAGGTATCTACAGAAAACCTACCTTACAAAACCGATGAAGTTTAAACATATTGGTTTAGATGCAAAATTGATGCCCTACAAAAAGCCAAAGCTTATTATTTTTGTTGTTGGCGAGGCAGCAAGGTGGGATCATTTTTATTTAAACGGCTACAAAAGAAACACAGACCCTTACTTATCAAAATTGAAAAACTTAATTGATTTTCCTTCTGTTAGGTCATGTGGCACAGAAACGGCTGTGAGTGTGCCTTGCATGTTTTCCGTTTACACAAGAAGTGAGTTTTCTATAAAAAAAGCACGATATACCGATAATCTCCTTGATATTTTAAAAAGAGCTGGTGTCAACATCCTGTGGCGTGATAACGATTACGGATCAAAGCATGTTGCAGATAGGGTTGAGTATGAGGATTTTAACGATAAAAGAATAAAACCTTACTGCACAAGATTTAACTGCCACGATGAAGTGTTGCTTTATGGATTGCAGAAATGGCTTGATAGCCTAAAAAACGATAAACCTGTTTTAATTATACTTCATATGAAAGGTTCACATGGACCGGATTATTACAAAAGATACCCAGCCTCATTTGAAAAATTTAAACCGATATGTAAAACAAATCAGTTGCAAAACTGTTCTCGTCAAGAGGTTGTTAATGCCTATGACAACACTATTCTTTACACAGACAAATTTTTATACGATGTAGTTGAATTTCTAAAGAAAAATGACAAGAAATATTCAACTGCTATGTTTTATGTATCTGATCATGGAGAAAGCCTTGGTGAAAATGGCATTTATCTGCATGGTTTGCCTTATTTTATGGCTCCAGAGGCTCAAAAACACCCAGCCTGTTTTGTGTGGTTTTCCAACGATTTTGGCATTGATGTAAACTGCGCAAAAAAACTATCCCATAATAAATATTCACACGATAATGTGTTTTATACAATTCTTGGGTTGTTTGACATCAAAACAAGCATTTACAATCCGAAACTTGATATTTTTTATCCCTGCAGGAGGCAATAG
- the hsdR gene encoding EcoAI/FtnUII family type I restriction enzme subunit R — MPLNEAETKAKLIEPKLKEVGWTEEDIEREYIIKQDRFYVRGEEYEKIKPKKRFADYVLKVNNIIVSVIEAKAEDKLAEEGLAQAKEYAELLDVPIAFSTNGKEILMYDRRLPKTQNIESFLSKDELFQIYKEWKNLIDKNLSPLEYPFYIAPDKKIRNYQEVAIRRVIEAILKNQKRILLTMATGTGKTFTSFQIVWKLIKSHYFSRILFLTDRIFLRDQAHDFYEPFKDARYKIKSGNFNKNRKIYFSTYQSLYADDFYKNIPNDFFDLIIIDECHRSRYGEWGEILEYFNTAYHLGMTATPKREDNIDVYEYFGEPVFVYSMAQAIEDGYLVPYKIYKITTNIDKTGVKIDDAEEIIYDDEINPDEDIKDFYFPSEFEREITLPDRTEIMCKKFLEILKKTKDEFAKTIIFCVDTIHAEAVRDTLNKMKNKENFATKIVYEDKDDLTVFRDSERIYPLVATTVDLLSTGVDIPHLKNIVFMRPISSRVLFKQIIGRGSRIAPEKGFFRIIDFTNATRLIDEWDVPKKIKHKEIIPEEPFDKIIEGKVADYYNGEPLENVKIIARVGRWDKFTITDKNGFFQLSSLPSNEFIKLIISKDGYYTINKNISPNSTGLKFELKSIKKKAKKIILKGINVIIEEEIQIEIDGNYISFAEYKKYVESNLKKEVHTLNELKEIWIDDKRRKEFLEHLKDKNIDIDFLKELDNLGHVDSFDIIARIIFNAPLITKDERIKYFVNKHLSKIDKYGEEIRYIVLRLLEKYKLGGIDDISPKALKTPDMEKISALNKLRSKFDLKTIPVFFNKLKEMLFELEQAG, encoded by the coding sequence ATGCCACTTAACGAAGCAGAAACTAAAGCAAAATTGATAGAACCAAAACTTAAAGAAGTAGGCTGGACAGAAGAAGATATAGAAAGAGAATATATTATAAAACAGGATAGATTTTATGTGCGAGGTGAAGAATATGAAAAAATAAAACCCAAAAAGAGATTTGCTGATTATGTGTTAAAAGTTAACAATATAATAGTTTCAGTTATTGAAGCAAAGGCTGAAGATAAATTAGCTGAAGAAGGATTAGCTCAAGCAAAAGAATATGCAGAATTACTTGATGTTCCAATTGCATTTTCTACTAATGGAAAAGAAATTTTAATGTATGACAGAAGACTCCCTAAAACTCAAAATATTGAAAGTTTTTTATCAAAAGATGAATTATTTCAAATATATAAAGAATGGAAAAATTTAATAGATAAAAATTTATCACCTCTTGAATATCCATTTTATATAGCACCAGATAAAAAAATTAGAAATTATCAAGAAGTTGCTATTAGAAGAGTAATTGAAGCTATTTTAAAAAATCAAAAAAGAATTTTGCTTACAATGGCAACAGGAACAGGTAAAACTTTTACTTCATTTCAAATCGTATGGAAATTAATAAAAAGTCATTACTTTTCAAGAATTTTATTTTTAACTGATAGAATTTTTTTAAGAGATCAGGCACATGATTTTTATGAACCTTTTAAAGATGCAAGATATAAAATAAAATCAGGTAATTTTAATAAAAACAGAAAAATCTATTTTTCTACATATCAATCATTATACGCTGATGATTTTTATAAGAATATTCCTAATGACTTTTTTGATTTAATAATAATAGATGAGTGTCACCGTTCAAGATATGGAGAGTGGGGAGAGATATTAGAATATTTTAACACTGCCTATCATCTTGGAATGACTGCTACTCCAAAAAGAGAGGATAACATTGATGTTTATGAATATTTTGGAGAACCAGTATTTGTATATTCAATGGCTCAAGCGATAGAAGATGGATATTTGGTTCCATATAAGATATATAAAATTACAACAAATATTGATAAAACAGGCGTAAAAATAGATGATGCTGAAGAAATAATTTATGATGATGAGATCAATCCTGATGAGGATATAAAAGATTTTTATTTCCCATCAGAATTTGAAAGAGAAATAACATTGCCTGATAGAACTGAAATAATGTGTAAAAAATTTTTAGAAATATTAAAGAAAACAAAAGATGAATTTGCCAAAACAATAATATTTTGTGTTGACACAATTCATGCTGAAGCTGTTAGAGATACTTTAAATAAGATGAAAAATAAAGAGAATTTTGCTACAAAAATCGTTTATGAAGATAAAGACGATTTAACTGTTTTTAGAGATAGTGAAAGAATTTATCCTCTTGTGGCTACAACTGTAGATTTATTGTCAACAGGGGTTGATATACCTCATCTTAAAAATATTGTTTTTATGAGACCAATTTCTTCAAGAGTTTTGTTTAAACAAATTATCGGAAGAGGTTCAAGAATAGCACCAGAAAAAGGCTTTTTCAGAATAATTGATTTTACAAATGCTACAAGATTAATTGATGAATGGGATGTTCCAAAAAAAATTAAACATAAAGAAATTATCCCAGAAGAACCATTTGATAAAATTATTGAGGGAAAAGTAGCAGATTATTATAATGGAGAACCTCTTGAAAATGTAAAAATTATAGCAAGAGTTGGAAGATGGGATAAATTTACAATTACTGATAAAAATGGATTTTTTCAATTATCATCTCTTCCGTCAAATGAATTTATAAAATTGATAATTTCAAAAGATGGTTATTATACAATCAATAAAAATATTTCTCCAAATTCAACAGGTTTAAAATTTGAACTTAAAAGTATTAAAAAGAAAGCCAAAAAAATCATTTTAAAAGGAATTAATGTTATAATTGAAGAAGAAATCCAAATAGAAATTGATGGAAACTACATTTCTTTTGCAGAATATAAGAAATATGTTGAAAGTAATTTGAAAAAAGAAGTTCATACACTTAATGAACTAAAAGAAATATGGATAGATGACAAAAGAAGGAAGGAATTTTTAGAACATCTTAAAGATAAAAATATTGATATAGACTTTTTAAAAGAATTAGATAATTTAGGTCATGTAGATAGTTTTGATATAATAGCAAGAATTATTTTTAATGCTCCTTTGATTACCAAAGATGAAAGAATCAAATACTTCGTTAACAAACATCTGAGCAAGATTGATAAATATGGAGAGGAGATCAGATATATCGTTTTACGATTGTTGGAAAAGTATAAGCTTGGTGGAATTGATGATATTTCTCCAAAAGCTTTAAAGACACCTGATATGGAAAAAATATCAGCTTTAAACAAATTGCGTTCTAAGTTTGATTTAAAAACTATACCTGTTTTCTTCAATAAGCTTAAGGAGATGTTATTTGAGTTAGAACAAGCAGGATAA
- a CDS encoding SMODS domain-containing nucleotidyltransferase translates to MATINNLLKVLSEQLFISYNSSEREKIETSVKTIKKRLKSYFGNEIKEIELFGSYTRGTILPRRFDEGSDIDIMIIFSTGEEEYLPETYRNKLKRFAEYYYSNSEIYKDFPTVVLELNHIKFDLVPAIEKDYIFFSSLYIPNSQNEWIETNPKDLNNKLTEVNKNNNFIVKPLVRLFKFWNVNNGKVYSSFELETNIIEIAESWIFSKNYEDGFFSIIDKLPMWHLPDYKKSKVESLKNNAKWVKYYLERDNLEKAKQWLKKIIPFED, encoded by the coding sequence ATGGCAACAATTAATAATCTTCTTAAAGTGTTATCAGAACAATTATTTATTAGCTATAATTCATCAGAAAGAGAAAAGATTGAAACATCTGTTAAAACAATTAAGAAAAGATTAAAATCTTACTTTGGAAATGAAATTAAAGAAATAGAGTTGTTTGGCTCATATACGAGAGGAACTATTTTACCAAGAAGGTTTGATGAAGGTTCTGATATTGATATTATGATAATCTTCAGCACTGGAGAGGAAGAATATTTACCAGAAACATATAGAAACAAGCTGAAGAGATTTGCAGAATATTATTATTCAAATTCTGAAATATATAAGGATTTTCCTACAGTTGTTTTAGAACTTAATCATATAAAATTTGACTTAGTTCCTGCAATAGAAAAAGATTATATATTTTTTTCTTCTTTATATATCCCAAACTCACAAAATGAATGGATAGAAACAAATCCTAAAGATTTAAATAATAAACTAACAGAAGTAAATAAAAATAATAATTTTATAGTTAAACCATTAGTTAGATTATTTAAATTTTGGAATGTTAATAATGGGAAAGTTTACTCATCTTTTGAACTTGAAACAAATATAATTGAAATAGCAGAAAGTTGGATTTTTTCAAAAAATTATGAAGATGGATTCTTTTCTATAATTGATAAATTGCCAATGTGGCATTTACCAGATTATAAAAAATCGAAAGTTGAGTCATTAAAAAATAATGCAAAATGGGTTAAATATTATTTAGAAAGAGATAATTTAGAAAAAGCAAAGCAATGGTTAAAGAAAATTATTCCATTTGAAGATTGA